One stretch of Saccharopolyspora erythraea DNA includes these proteins:
- a CDS encoding CaiB/BaiF CoA transferase family protein: MLSDIRVLELGNFIAAPFATRLFADFGAEVVKIEKPGSGDELRGWRRPRGGTSMMFRTMARNKKSVTLDLRTPEGRAIALDLVRHCDVVVENFRPGTLERWGMGPGELTAANPEVVLVRISGYGQTGPYRERAGFGGVAEAFGGLRQITGHADRPPVRPAAPVGDVLAGLHGAVGALVLLLAKEKGRPHPGPRVADVALYESVFMAVESLVPEYDAYGMVRERTAGNLPGVVPSGVYPTSDGASVVIAGNSSGAFARLMTAVGRADLAADASLADGDARYARERELDAAITKWTSERTAAEAVSVLADAGVPAGPVCDARAIAEDEHYRERGMLRPMPVVVDDEPEEVRFPGVVPRLPGAPGQVRWVGPDLGEHTDEVLGGLLGIDAERLAAYRAREVV; the protein is encoded by the coding sequence CTGCTCTCGGACATCCGCGTGCTGGAACTGGGCAACTTCATCGCGGCACCGTTCGCCACCCGCTTGTTCGCCGACTTCGGCGCCGAGGTGGTCAAGATCGAGAAGCCGGGATCGGGCGACGAGCTGCGCGGCTGGCGGCGCCCGCGCGGGGGGACCTCGATGATGTTCCGGACCATGGCGCGCAACAAGAAGTCGGTGACCCTGGACCTGCGCACGCCGGAGGGCAGGGCCATCGCGCTCGACCTGGTGCGCCACTGCGACGTCGTCGTGGAGAACTTCCGTCCTGGGACGCTGGAGCGATGGGGCATGGGCCCCGGCGAGCTCACCGCGGCGAACCCCGAGGTCGTGCTGGTCCGCATCTCCGGCTACGGCCAAACCGGTCCGTACCGCGAGCGCGCCGGGTTCGGCGGGGTGGCCGAGGCTTTCGGCGGCCTGCGCCAGATCACCGGGCACGCCGACCGACCGCCGGTCCGGCCCGCGGCTCCGGTCGGCGACGTGCTGGCCGGGCTGCACGGCGCGGTCGGTGCCCTGGTGTTGTTGCTGGCCAAGGAAAAAGGCCGTCCGCATCCGGGGCCGCGGGTCGCCGACGTCGCCCTCTACGAGTCGGTGTTCATGGCGGTGGAGTCGCTGGTGCCCGAGTACGACGCCTACGGGATGGTGCGCGAGCGCACCGCGGGCAACCTCCCCGGCGTCGTGCCCAGTGGTGTCTACCCGACTTCCGACGGCGCGTCCGTCGTGATCGCGGGCAACTCCAGCGGCGCCTTCGCACGGCTGATGACCGCGGTCGGCCGGGCGGACCTCGCCGCCGACGCGTCCCTGGCCGACGGCGACGCCCGCTACGCACGCGAGCGGGAGCTCGACGCCGCCATCACCAAGTGGACGAGCGAGCGCACCGCGGCCGAGGCGGTGTCGGTGCTGGCCGATGCCGGAGTACCGGCGGGACCGGTCTGCGACGCCCGCGCGATCGCCGAGGACGAGCACTACCGGGAGCGCGGCATGCTGCGCCCGATGCCTGTCGTCGTGGATGACGAGCCGGAGGAGGTCAGGTTCCCGGGCGTGGTGCCGCGGCTGCCCGGCGCGCCGGGCCAGGTGCGCTGGGTCGGGCCGGACCTGGGCGAGCACACCGACGAGGTGCTGGGTGGTCTGCTCGGCATCGACGCCGAGCGGCTCGCCGCCTACCGGGCGCGGGAGGTGGTGTGA
- a CDS encoding IclR family transcriptional regulator domain-containing protein → MRRATGVGVLDRVVAILDAVEARPMGASELARHLGLAVPTVHRLAAAMVVHGLLFRDAEGRHHVGSRFASTALAAAASPVLEELRRETGETAQVWVPRGDSRLCLACVESTSELRASLPVGTALPLSAKGSAAQALTEEPGESSRRWFESVSVRTPGLCSVSAPVHYATEIVAAVCVAAPVSRVRAEGPGAQWGALVVAAAERLEEALRSR, encoded by the coding sequence GTGCGCCGAGCGACCGGGGTCGGCGTGCTCGACCGCGTGGTCGCCATCCTCGACGCGGTCGAGGCGCGGCCGATGGGTGCCAGCGAACTGGCCCGCCACCTCGGGCTGGCGGTGCCCACCGTGCACCGGCTGGCCGCCGCGATGGTCGTGCACGGCCTGCTGTTCCGCGACGCCGAGGGCCGCCACCACGTCGGCTCCAGGTTCGCCTCCACCGCACTGGCCGCGGCGGCGTCGCCGGTGCTGGAGGAGTTGCGGCGGGAGACCGGTGAGACGGCGCAGGTGTGGGTGCCGCGAGGTGACTCGCGGCTTTGCCTGGCCTGCGTCGAGTCGACCTCGGAGCTGCGGGCGTCGTTGCCCGTCGGCACCGCGCTGCCGCTGTCGGCCAAGGGGTCCGCGGCGCAGGCGCTGACCGAGGAGCCGGGCGAGTCGTCGCGGCGGTGGTTCGAGAGCGTTTCCGTGCGCACGCCGGGGCTTTGCTCGGTGTCGGCCCCGGTGCACTACGCGACGGAGATCGTCGCGGCGGTGTGCGTCGCCGCACCCGTCTCGCGCGTCCGCGCGGAAGGTCCCGGCGCGCAGTGGGGCGCGCTCGTGGTCGCGGCGGCCGAACGGCTGGAGGAAGCGCTCCGCAGCCGCTGA
- a CDS encoding ABC transporter ATP-binding protein, which produces MSGQKRFLVGSSLLASGHQAGEALVPVLIGVVIDQAVAGGSVGDLAIWLGALAATFAALSSCYRFAVRASERAAEQSAHDIRTELSRRVLDPRGGAEAGHLPGALVSIATEDARRVGAIASAVPFGVSALAGVAVTAVVLLRMSVPLGLLILLGAPPLLWLIHLVGKPLERRSGLEQQRAADASGIAADLVGGLRILKGIGAESAAIARYHRTSRDSLDASVRSASARAWHNGAILAMNGVFIAVVALVGGRLAAGGALSVGELVSAVGLAQFLLGPLSIFTMVNARLAQGRASAARVAAVLAAPHAVAAGTERLPEPVRGRVRFCGVSHAALTGADFDIAAGELVGVVTTSPATATALLECLSRDVDPASGSVELDGVALSCLDPAEARGALLVAAHDADLFEGSVLDNVRCESERDSAPAIRAAGVDEVARALPDGLDTALTERGHSLSGGQRQRVALARALAADPPVLVVHDPTTAVDAVTEARIAAGIREVRRSRTTVLVTTSPALLAVTDRVLVLDGTSVRQGHHSELVDDENYRTAVLA; this is translated from the coding sequence ATGTCCGGGCAGAAGCGGTTCCTCGTCGGGTCCTCGCTGCTGGCGAGCGGTCACCAGGCTGGTGAGGCGCTGGTGCCGGTGCTCATCGGCGTGGTGATCGACCAGGCCGTCGCAGGCGGCTCGGTCGGAGACCTCGCCATCTGGCTGGGCGCGCTCGCCGCCACGTTCGCGGCGCTGTCGAGCTGCTACCGGTTCGCCGTCCGCGCGTCCGAGCGGGCCGCCGAGCAGTCCGCGCACGACATCCGAACCGAGCTGAGCCGCCGGGTCCTCGACCCCCGCGGCGGCGCCGAGGCGGGCCACCTGCCCGGTGCGCTGGTGAGCATCGCCACCGAGGACGCGCGCCGCGTCGGCGCGATCGCCTCGGCGGTGCCGTTCGGTGTCTCGGCGCTGGCGGGCGTGGCCGTGACGGCCGTGGTGCTGCTGCGGATGTCGGTCCCGCTCGGCCTGCTGATCCTGCTCGGCGCACCGCCCCTGCTGTGGCTGATCCACCTGGTCGGCAAGCCGCTGGAGCGCCGCAGCGGGCTGGAGCAGCAGCGGGCCGCCGACGCCTCCGGCATCGCCGCCGACCTGGTGGGCGGGCTGCGGATCCTCAAGGGCATCGGCGCGGAGTCCGCGGCGATCGCCCGCTACCACCGCACCAGTCGCGACTCGCTGGACGCGAGCGTGCGCTCGGCCAGCGCCCGCGCCTGGCACAACGGCGCGATCCTGGCCATGAACGGCGTGTTCATCGCCGTCGTCGCGCTGGTCGGCGGCAGGCTGGCCGCCGGCGGCGCTCTCAGCGTCGGCGAGCTGGTGTCCGCGGTGGGGCTCGCGCAGTTCCTGCTCGGGCCCCTGTCGATCTTCACCATGGTCAACGCCCGCCTGGCGCAGGGCCGCGCCTCGGCGGCGCGGGTCGCCGCGGTGCTCGCCGCCCCGCACGCCGTCGCGGCGGGTACCGAGCGGCTGCCGGAGCCGGTACGCGGCCGCGTCCGGTTCTGCGGTGTCAGCCACGCCGCCCTCACCGGAGCCGACTTCGACATCGCCGCCGGCGAGCTGGTCGGGGTGGTCACCACGTCCCCGGCGACCGCGACCGCGCTGCTGGAATGCCTTTCCCGGGACGTGGACCCGGCTTCCGGCTCGGTCGAGCTCGACGGTGTCGCGCTGTCCTGCCTTGACCCCGCCGAGGCCCGTGGCGCGCTGCTGGTCGCCGCGCACGACGCCGACCTGTTCGAGGGCAGCGTGCTGGACAACGTGCGCTGCGAGTCCGAGCGCGACAGCGCACCGGCGATCCGCGCCGCAGGCGTCGACGAGGTGGCGCGGGCGCTGCCGGACGGCCTCGACACCGCGCTGACCGAGCGCGGCCACTCGCTGTCGGGCGGCCAGCGCCAGCGGGTCGCGCTCGCCCGGGCGCTGGCCGCCGATCCGCCCGTGCTGGTGGTGCACGACCCGACGACCGCGGTGGACGCGGTGACCGAGGCGCGCATCGCCGCCGGGATCCGCGAGGTCCGCCGCTCCCGCACGACCGTCCTGGTCACCACGAGCCCGGCGCTGCTGGCGGTCACCGACCGCGTGCTGGTGCTCGACGGGACGTCGGTGCGCCAAGGCCACCACAGCGAACTGGTCGACGACGAGAACTACCGCACGGCGGTACTGGCATGA